The following nucleotide sequence is from Saccharothrix texasensis.
AGCCGGAACCCCATTCGAGCAGGTACATCGCTCCGTCCGGCCCGAACTTCATGTCCAGCGGCGACTTGAAGCTCAGGTTCGACAGGAAGTCGTTGATCTTCAACAGCTTCCCGTCCTGGCCGACCCGGAACTCCCACATCCGGTTGCGCGACCACTCGCCGAAGAACGGCGTCTGGTCGAAGTAGGCCGGGAACTTGGTGGGGGAGGGGTTGTTCGCGTCGTACTGGTAGATCGGGAACGCGCCCGGCGCCTCGCCGCCCGACGGGCTGCCCATCTCCGGGAACTTGTTGCCGTTCGCGCCGTTGCCGTACCAGACCTCGGCCTTGCGCGCGGCCGGGAGCGTGGTCAGGCCGGTGTTGTTGGGCGAGTTGTTCACCGGCTGGTCGCAGTTGAACTTGGCGCCCGACTGCCCGGTGGCGAAGTTGTAGTCGTTGAACGGGATGTTGTCGCCGATGCAGTACGGCCAGCCGTAGAAGCCGGGCGAGGTGATGACGTTCCACTCCACCGTCCCGCCGGGTCCGCGGTTCGCGTTGTCGTTGGCCGCGTCGGGGCCGTAGTCGGCCGCGTAGATCGTGCCCGACGTCGGGTGCACCGAGAACCGGAACGGGTTGCGGAAGCCCATCGCGTAGATCTCGGGCTTCGTCTTGGCCGTGCCCGGGGCGAACATGTTGCCCGACGGGACGGTGTAGGTCCCGTTGGTCTCCGGGTGGATGCGCAGGATCTTGCCGCGCAGGTCGTTGGTGTTGGCCGCGGTCGCCTGGACGTCGTTGTTCGACCAGCCCGGCCGCTCGTCGATCGGCGCGTAGCCGTCGGAGCGGTGCGGCTGCACGTCGTCGCCGGTGCCGATGTAGAGGTTGCCGTTCGGGCCGAACGCGATGTAGCCGCCGGTGTGGCCCGGTTCCGGCGCCTGCCGCGAGGACGGGACCTTCATCAGGATCCGCTCGCTGGACAGGTCCAGCGAGTCGCCGTTCACGGTGAACCGGGAGACGCGCGCGATGTCCTCGCCGCCGCCCGACGGCGAGTACATCAGGTAGATCCACTTGGTGGTGGCGAAGTTCGGGTCGAGCGCGAGCCCGGTCAGCCCGTCCTCACCGCCCGTGTAGACGCTGAGGGTGGCCGCCGTGACGGTGGTGCGGGTGTCCGGCTTGTGGATCTTCACCTTGCCGCCGTACTCCGCGTAGAACACGCGACCGTCCTTGGCGACGTCCAGCGCGGCCGGCCCGACGGTGTTGTCGTCCAGCGTCACCTTCTCGAAGCTGCTCCACACGGTGGGCCCGCAGTCGGCCTGCACCTTGCCGCCCGCCGACTCCACGCCGCCCTTGATGTGCTCGCGGAACAGCGACTCGGAGTAGCTGGACGCCTGGTGGCCCATGGCGGTGGCCCACAACCGGCCGCCCTCGTAGTTGCGGCACCACGAGATCGGGTGGTCGTAACCCATCCGGCTCGAACCGGGGTCGTACGTCGTCTCGTCGGCGGTCACCAGCACGTGCGCGTTGCCGCGTGCGGAGCGGTTGAAGTTGTACCACTCCTCGGTGCGCGTCCACCGGTCCGGCAGCGCCGCGCCGGAGGGGTGCTTGCGGTCGGCGACCTTGGCGGTGCCGGACACGGTCGCCGAGTGCGCCGTCATGGTCATCCCGAGCACCTGGTCCCACCACGGGAACTGCTGCTCGACGTTCATGTCCGTGGCGTTGTGGATCGCGACGTAGCCGCCGCCGGCGCGCAGGTACTTCTGCGCCGCGGCGCGCTGCGCGTCGTTGTCCCACACCATGCCGGAGGTCTGGAGCATGACGACCACGTCGAACGTGGCGAGGGTGGCGTCGTTGAAGACCGACGAGTCCTCGCTCTTGGTCAGCTCCCAGTTGTTCTGGGCTGCCAGCTGCTCGAACATCGTGATCCCGGCGGGGATCGAGTCGTGCCGGTAGGCGCCGGCCGCGGTCTTGCTGAACAGCAGGACGTGGAACCCTTCGGGGTGTGCGGGCGCAGGCGCGGAAGCCAGGCCCATCATCACCACCACGCAACCTATGATCGAAAACAGGCGCGCGAATCTGTGTCGCATTGCCACTCCTCTGGGGCGCTTGAGGCGACTGACTGGATTACGCGGCGGCGGTGTGCGGAAGTGCGGCGGTACGCGGGAGGTGCGGCGGCCCGGTGGTCGTCACCGGGACCGGTGTGCGGCAGGTGCGGCGGTCCGGTGGGTTGTCACCGGGACCGGTGGGCGGTGTGCGCGTGCTGGTCGAGCCCGGCGCACGAGGGTCCGGCCGGCGTGGCGCACGGCGCCGCACCGGCTCGGGTTCGAAGTCGGTCCGGCCGGCACACCACCAGGTGCCGGCCGCCGTGGGACTCAGGGCGTTTCAGCGGGGGAGTCGAACCCGTCCACACTCGCCGACGGCGATGATCGAGTCCAACGACGAGCTGACATGAGCGCTCCCTCGGTGCGTCGTTGCCCGGGTGCTGGATGTCATACATGTACTCGTGTATCCGCCGCGATTTGTAGCACACATCCGCCGAACGAGTCCAGACGCGCGAGACCGCCACGGCACTCTTCCCGTGGCGGACGAAGGGCCTCTCAGCCGAAGAGTCGGCGCTGGATCTCGCTGCGGTAGTCCTGCAGGGTGTTGTCGATGTGCAGACCGGCGGCGGTGGCGGCGGCTTCGGGGTCGCCGTCGCGGATCGCCTCGTAGATCGCGAGGTGCTCCTCGACCGCTTCCGCCGCGTGCCCGCCCACGGTCCCGTGCAGGCCGATGGTGCTCGACTGGTGCTGCAGGCGGCGGGCCTCGCGCACGGCGGCCACGAGGAACTGGTTGTGCGACGCCTCGGCGACGGCGAGGTGGAAGTCGTCGTCACCGCGCTCGAACAGCGGCAGCTGGTGGGTCAGGTGGCCCTGCCGGCAGGTGTCCGCGGCGGCGGCGATGGCGCGCAGCTCGGCCGGGGTGGCGTGGGTCGCGGCCAGGCGGCTGGCGGCGGTCTCCTGGACGCGGCGGAACTCGAAGAGCATGTAGACGTGGTCGAGGTTGGTCGGCAGGAAGAACCCGCCCCACCGGGAGGAGCCGAGCATGCCCTCGTCGTCGGCCACGTACAGCCCGCGGCCCTTGTGCGCCCGCACCCGCCCGATCGCGGAGAGGATCTTGACGGCTTCCCGCACCACCGTCCGGCTGGTCCCCATCCGCGCGGCCAGCTCGTTCTCGGTCGGCATCCGGTCGCCCGGCCGCAGGTCCAGCTCGGCGATCAGCTGGAGGATCTGCTCGGAGACGAGCTCGTAGCCCGGCCGGTACGGACCGGGCGCCGGGGTGGTGTCCGGTTGCCCCGCGGGGCCGTCCGGCACTAGTGCGCCATCCGTCAACGCCGCTCCTTAGTGACGGGTCGCCTGAAGGGTATGACGGCTCACCGCTGCCCGCCCAGACTACATCCGGGTAGGACGACCAGCGCCGAGCGCGCGCCGCGCCGCATGGCGCCGCGACGTCGCAGGCGTGATCGTACGCGGAGCGAACGATGCCCGGTCGACCGGTCACTGGATAAGCATGCTCATTTTGGTCTCGACGGTGATGGTGTCGAGACCACCGCCACCGTCGAAACCGATTAGTTTTCGCGTGTAACGCCTGGTCACAAGGCGTAGCGAGCGACGTCGCCGCCGCACCGGCCCACGCGGCGATGGATAGGACTCACTCCTTGAGGTGAAGGGTGGACCGCACTCCGTTGCTCACCGGGGCCCGCCCGCCAGGTAGGGGATGGTCTGGGGACCTTCCGGCAGGACGCACACGCGGGCGCCGGGACCGGCGTCGGCGAGGGCCCGGGCCACGGTGGCCGAGATGTCCCCGGTCTGCTCCAGGTGGGCCGCGGCGAGGTCGGCGTCGCTCAGGTACGAGGTGCGCATGACCACCCGGCTGGTGGACTGGATGCGGGCCTGGATCTGCACCTGCCACTGGTCCGGGACGGTGTCCACGCGCGCGCTGATGTCCTCGAACAACGCCTTGGGCGACGGGGCGGACGCGAGGACCTGCCGGTAGGAGCCGTGGTCGGGGAAGCCGTCCCGGCACTCCGCCGCGCACACGATCGTCCCGCCGGGGCGCACCACCTGGTGCGCCGCCGACATGCCCTTGACGGCCTGGTAGAGGTTCTGGTCCAGCGGGAAGCCGGAGTTCGTGGTGACGACCACGTCGAACGGCGCGTCCACGGGCCGCATCGCCATCCGCTTCGCCACGGCGGTGGCGGCGGCGTGCATCGGCGCCAGGTCGCCGCCGAACGCCGCGACGACGTCCTTGTCCCGGTTCAGGACCACGTCCAGCGCGAAGGTGACCCCGGTGGCCGCGGCGATCGCCCGGACGTCGTCGTGTACCGGGTTGCCGCGGGTGATGCCCCACGTGGCGCGCGGGTCGCCGATGCGGGCCGCGTCGTGCAGGACCAGCACGGTCTCCAGCGCGGCGAGCCCCGGCGCGACCAGCTTCGGGCCGCCGGAGAAGCCCGCGAAGAAGTGCGGCTCCACGAAACCGGTGGTGATGCGGACGTCCGCGTCGACCCACTCGCGGTTCAGCCACACCGGCACGCCGTTGCCGTGCGTGCCGACCCACGTCAACCGGTCGCGGTCGCGCGCGTCGTGGTTGACGATCCGCACGGAGTCGACCACCTCGTCGCCGAACATCCGCCGCAGCTCGTCCTCGTCGTTGCCGCGGTGCGTCCCGGTCGCGACCAGGATCACCACGTCCTCGAGGCGCACGACCCCGTCGAGCTCGGCGAGGATGGCGGGGATCATCAGCCGGCGCGGCTGCGGCCGGGTGCCGTCGCACGCCGAGATCGCGACCGTCTGGCCGGGGCGCACGCGGTCGCGCAGCGGCGGCCCGGCGACGGGGGAGCGCAGCGCCGCGCGCAGGACGCCGACCTGGTCGGCGGCGGCGTCGTGGTGCACGGGCTGGACCACGGTGGTGGCCGCCGGGTCGAGGTCGATGTCGAGCCCGGACTCCCCGTAGGCGAGGCGCACCTTCACAGTCGTTCCCCCGGCAGTCGGTAGACGCGCGCGGCCGTGCCGCCGAAGACCTCGTCGCGCTCGGCGGCGGAGAGCCCGGCGGTCAGGCCCTCGGCCGCCGCCACGGCCTCTTCGTAGGAGCCCGCGAGCAGGCAGACCGGCCAGTCGGAGCCGAACATCACCCGCGACGGGCCGAACGCGTCCAGCGCCACGTCGGCGTACGGGCGCAGGTCGGCCACGGTCCACCCGACGGGGTCGGCCTCGGTGATCATGCCCGACAACTTACAGGTGACGTTCGGCTCGGCGGCGAGCTCGCGCAGGTGCGACGCCCAGGGTTCGAGCTCGCCGGAGGCGATCGGGGGTTTCGACAGGTGGTCCAGCACGAACGTCGCCCCGGGCAGCGCGCGCACGGTCTCGATCGCCGCCGGCAGCTGGTGCACGAGGGTGAGCAGGTCGTAGGCCAGGCCCGCCGCCTCGACCGCGCGCAGGCCGCGCCGGACGTCCGGCCGGGTCAACCAGCGGGGGTCCGACTCGCCCTGCACCAGGTGCCGCACGCCGACCAGCAGCTCGCCGCCGGGACCCGCGCGCAGGGCGGCCAGCACGTCGTCGACGCCGGGGTCGGTGAGGTCGACCCACCCGACGACACCGGCCACGAGGCCCTTGCCCTCGTCGGCGGCCAGGGCCAGGAAGTCGGCGGTCTCCTCGACCTCGGGGACGACCTGGACCAGGATCGTCCGGTCGACCTCCGCCACCGCCGCGACGGCCGACAGGTCGTCCAGGGCGAAGTCGCGGCGGATCGGGGCGAGGTCCGCGCCGTCCAGCCAGTCGTGGGCGCGCGGGCTCGGTCCCGTCCGGTCCGGCGGGCCGGGCAGGAGCCGCCAGACGTGGTGGTGCGCGTCGATCCGGGTCATGTCGTCTCCACCTCGGTCGGCAGTTCTTCGGCCGCATCGCGGTCCGGCGGGGCCCGGGCGGGGCGAAGGCTAGCAAGACGTCCCACGTCACCGGACCGCGCCACGGCCGCCACCGGGAACGATGACGGCCGTGGCACGTGGGTCCGCGGCGTCAGGCCCGCTGGAGCAGGAAGCGCTGGTTCGGGTTGCCGGTGAGGGTCCACTGCGAGATGCGCGCGCCGTCGGCCGTCGAGGCGGACCACACGTCCAGCGCGAGGCCGCTCAGCTGGTTGACCACGCTGACCACGCCGCCGCCGTGGTCGACCAGCCGCCACAGCTGGTTCGACGTGCCCGCATCACGCTGCTGGGTGATGTCGGTGCCGGTGGCGGTGCCCGCGACCTGGAGCACCAGCCCGCTGTGCCGGGCCCGGATGCGGTAGTGGTCGCCGGAGGGCAGGAAGTCGAACTGCTGGTTGAGGCCGCTGGTGGCCGACCACTGGACCAGCGCGGCGCCGGCGGCGGTCGAGGCGCCGTTGACGTCGGCCCGCTTCGAGCTGTGCTGCGCCACGAGGTGGTAGTTCACCCCGGGCACGACCAGCGCCGGCTGCCCCTGCGCGGTCACGCGGTAGGTGTGCCGCGCCTGCCCGGTGAACCGGATCAGGTCGGCTTCCGGCCGCTCCGGCTGGACCACGGCGCCGCTGGTCACGTCCCGCAGCTCGTAGGTCCCGGTGAACACCCGGCCGCGGACCTTGACCGCGCCGTCGCGGTCGGGGGTGATGGTGAGCTCCCTGGCCGAACCGCCGCTCCAGGTGGCGCCCACCGTGTAACCGCCCCGGCCGCGCAGGCCGTCCACCTTGCCGGCCGGCCAGGCGGACGGCAGCGCGGGCAGCAGGTGCAGCTCGCCGTTGTGGCTGTGCAGCAGCATCTCCGCGATGCCCGAGGTCGCGCCGAAGTTGCCGTCGATCTGGAACGGCGGGTGCAGGTCGAACATGTTGGGCGCGAGCCTCGCCGGCGTCACCAGGTAGCGGATCAGGTCGTGCGCCCGGCCGCCCTCCTCCATCCGCGCCCAGTAGTTGATCTTCCAGGCGAGCGACCAGCCGGTGCCGTCGTCGCCCCGCAGCTGCAGGGTCCGGCGGGCGGCCTCGAACAGCTGGGGCGTGCCGCGCTTGGTGATCTGGTTGCTGGGGTGCAGGCCGTACAGGTGGGAGACGTGCCGGTGGTTCGGCTCGGTCTCCACCCAGTCGTAGAGCCACTCCATGATGTTGCCGCGCGAGCCGACCCGCGTCGGGGCGAGTCGTTGGCTCGTCGCGCGCACCCGCGTCCGGAAGTCGTCGTCCACGCCCAGCACCTCCGAGGCGCGGGCGCAGCCCTCGAACAGGTCGCGCAGGATCTGCATGTCCATCGTGGGGCCGGCGGCCACGCTGGCGTTCGGGTGGTGCGGCAGCTCCGGGGAGTTCGAGGGGTTCGTGACCAGCCACTTCAACGTCGGTTCCTCGACCAGGGTGTCGAGGAAGAACTGGGCGGCGCCCTTCATCGCGGGGTAGTACGTCCGCAGGAACGCCACGTCGCCGGTGTACTGGTAGTGGTCCCAGATCATGGTGGCGAGCCACGCGCCGCCGGTCTGCCACATGCCCCAGAGGGCCCCGTCCACGACCGAGGAGCCCCGCCAGCCGTCGGTGTTGTGGTGGGTGACCCAACCACCGGCGCCGTACTGCGCGCGGGCGGTGCGGGCGCCGGTCACGGTCAGGTCGGCGATCATCCGGAACACCGGCTCGTAGCACTCGGCGAGGTTCGTCGAGTCGGTCGGCCAGTAGTTCATCGGCAGGTTGGCGTTGAGGGTGTACTTCGAGTCCCACGACGGCGTCAGCTGGTCGTTCCAGATCCCCTGGAGGTTCGCGGGCTGGGTGCCCGGCCGCGATGACGAGATCATCAGGTACCGGCCGTACTGGAAGAGCAGGGCGGAGAACTGCGGGTCGCTCGTGGAGTTGTGCTGGGAGATCCGGACGTCGGTCGGCTGGTCCGCCGCCGCGGTCCGGCCGACGTCGAGGGTGACGCGCCCGAACAACTGCTGGTAGTCGGCCACGTGCCGGCTGCGCAGCACGTCGTACGCCGTGCCCTGCGCGCCGTTGAGGCGCCCGCGGGCGATGCCCTGGTAGTCGCCGCCCACGTTGCGGTAGTCGACGTAGCTGGTGCCGATCGAGATCAGCAGGGTGACGCTGTCGGCGTTGGTCACCCGCAGCGTGCCGCCGGAGCTGCTGGTGCTCCCTCCCGAGGCGATCGCCTTGGCCAGCGCGAGGAACCGGACGGCGCCGGTGATGCCCCGGTGGTCGCCGGAGCGGCCGTCCAGCCCGATCGTCGTGCCGTCCGGGCTCGACGCCGTCGCCCGCTGCGGGGTGCTGAACGACGCGGTGAACGAGACCGACCCGGGTGTCTCGGCCGTCAGGCGCACCGCGATCACCTGGTCGGGGGCGCTGGCGATCACCTCACGCCGGTACCGCACGTTGTTCGCCACGTAGGTCACGACGGTCGTCGCGGTGGTCAGGTCGAGCCACCGCTGGTAGCCGGACACCCCGTTCGGGGTGGGGAAGGTGAGCCTGAGGTCGCCCACGGTCTGGTAGGCCAGCTGGGCGGCCGGGCTGCCCAGCATCGCCTGGTCGATGAGGGACTGCGCCTGCGACCACTGGTTGGCGAACACCAGGCGCCTGATCTCCGCCAGGGCCGCCGCGCCCCGCGTGTTGGTGTAGTCGTGGGGACCGCCGGCCCACACCGTGTCCTCGTTGAGCTGCAACCGCTCCGTGTCGACGTTGCCGAAGACCATCGCCCCGAGGCGGCCGTTGCCGATCGGCAACGCGCGCAGCCACTCCGTGCCGGCCTGCCGGTCGTACCACAGCGCCAGGTCGTCGACCGCGCGCACCTCCGGCGGTGCGGCCGAGTCGGCCCGGGCCACCGCCGTCCAACCGCCCGGCACCAGTACGGCGCCGGCGCTCACCGCGCCGAGCTTCATGAGTCGCCTACGGGGCAAATCCGACATGCTGGACCCTCCAAAGCGGACGGTGGTGGACCGGGAGCGGGACGCGACTGTCCTCAGTGGCTGGTGGACCGGCGGATCGGGTCGCGACGTCCACAGCTCAACCGAAGCCCTCGGGCAACGTAGCCACCGCCGAACGTCGCCGTCAATGCCGGGCGAACGATCGGTGTTAGCGATAACACGAGCTAACGGGCCCGTTGATCCGGGTTCGTCGGCATTCGCCGGAACGTGCTGCGGTAATCGGAAAGCACGGGCGAGGTCCGGTCAGCTAAACGGTTAGCGCTAACAATTTTAGCAACGCGGAACGTTGACGCCCCGGGTCGGCGGTGGTTACGGTGCGGAAGGCTCCGGTGAGACCCGCGGTTCGGCTCGAGGTGGGTGGCCCGGTCGTACCCGTCAACGATGACGAGGGGGCTCTTTCGATGCGAGGAACACCGTGGGGTCGACCGGGTGTCGTGCCCCGATCGGCTCATCCGCCGGAACGAGGTCAGGTGGCCGGTCACGCCCCTCTCGTCGCACCATCCATTGAGGACGGTGCGAATCGCGTCGCGCGGATGTCCGGCGGGCGATCGGCGAAGTCGTTGCTTTAGCCGATTATTAGCACCTAGCCTCCCCTTGGTTCGAATCGGTTCGGACCGCGCACCACCCGATTCGTTCGGAGTACCCATGGTTCAACGGCGAACTGTCCCGGTCGTGCCCGCCGCCCTGGCGATCGCGTGCGGAGTCGGTCCGCCGCGGCCATTCGGCGCCGGCCGGTCGACCGGCTGATCGCGCGCCGAACCGTCCCGCTCTCCATTCTTCCCGACTTCGACTGGGAGCGCTCCCGGGCAGGTCCGGGCACCAGTCGGGCAGGAAGAGCGAACGGTCGAGGGGATCGTGCCGGTGCAGGCGACGACCACCCCGCGACCGCGTTCCACCGGTGCGTCGCCGCCCCCGCGCACCGTCCGCGTCGAAGCCCCCTGTCAGCTGAGAACAAAGGGTGTGAGCCTGCCATGAGATACCGAGTCAGGGCGGCGATGACCGCCGCTCTCCTCGTGGCCGCCGGTGTGGTGGCGACGGTGATCGGCTCTTCGTCACCGGCCTCCGCGCACGCGGTCAACGCCGCCGACTTCCAGCAGGTCGAGCTGGCCCGAGGGGTCGCCGAAGTGGGCGAGCCGATGACGCTCGCCGTGTTGCCGGACCGCTCGGTGCTGCACACCGCCCGCAACGGGACGCTGCGCCGCACCACGGCCGCGGGTGTCACCAGCGTGATCGGCACGGTGCCGGTCTACACGCACGACGAAGAAGGCCTGCAGGGGATCGGGGTGGACCCGGGCTTCGCCACGAACCGGTTCATCTACCTGTTCTACGCGCCGCCGCTGTCCACCCCCAGTGGGGACGCGCCGGCCACCGGGTCGGACTTCTCGGCGTGGAAGGGGGTCAACCGGCTGGCCCGGTTCACCCTGAACGCCGACTACACGCTCAACATGGCCAGCCAGGTGACCGTGCTCGAGGTCGGGACCGACCGGGGCAACTGCTGCCACGTCGGCGGCGACATCGACTTCGACGCGGCGGGCAACCTGTACCTGTCCACCGGCGACGACTCCAACCCGTTCGACTCCGGCGGCTACGCCCCGATCGACGAG
It contains:
- a CDS encoding glycosyl hydrolase family 95 catalytic domain-containing protein; this translates as MSDLPRRRLMKLGAVSAGAVLVPGGWTAVARADSAAPPEVRAVDDLALWYDRQAGTEWLRALPIGNGRLGAMVFGNVDTERLQLNEDTVWAGGPHDYTNTRGAAALAEIRRLVFANQWSQAQSLIDQAMLGSPAAQLAYQTVGDLRLTFPTPNGVSGYQRWLDLTTATTVVTYVANNVRYRREVIASAPDQVIAVRLTAETPGSVSFTASFSTPQRATASSPDGTTIGLDGRSGDHRGITGAVRFLALAKAIASGGSTSSSGGTLRVTNADSVTLLISIGTSYVDYRNVGGDYQGIARGRLNGAQGTAYDVLRSRHVADYQQLFGRVTLDVGRTAAADQPTDVRISQHNSTSDPQFSALLFQYGRYLMISSSRPGTQPANLQGIWNDQLTPSWDSKYTLNANLPMNYWPTDSTNLAECYEPVFRMIADLTVTGARTARAQYGAGGWVTHHNTDGWRGSSVVDGALWGMWQTGGAWLATMIWDHYQYTGDVAFLRTYYPAMKGAAQFFLDTLVEEPTLKWLVTNPSNSPELPHHPNASVAAGPTMDMQILRDLFEGCARASEVLGVDDDFRTRVRATSQRLAPTRVGSRGNIMEWLYDWVETEPNHRHVSHLYGLHPSNQITKRGTPQLFEAARRTLQLRGDDGTGWSLAWKINYWARMEEGGRAHDLIRYLVTPARLAPNMFDLHPPFQIDGNFGATSGIAEMLLHSHNGELHLLPALPSAWPAGKVDGLRGRGGYTVGATWSGGSARELTITPDRDGAVKVRGRVFTGTYELRDVTSGAVVQPERPEADLIRFTGQARHTYRVTAQGQPALVVPGVNYHLVAQHSSKRADVNGASTAAGAALVQWSATSGLNQQFDFLPSGDHYRIRARHSGLVLQVAGTATGTDITQQRDAGTSNQLWRLVDHGGGVVSVVNQLSGLALDVWSASTADGARISQWTLTGNPNQRFLLQRA
- the larA gene encoding nickel-dependent lactate racemase, with translation MKVRLAYGESGLDIDLDPAATTVVQPVHHDAAADQVGVLRAALRSPVAGPPLRDRVRPGQTVAISACDGTRPQPRRLMIPAILAELDGVVRLEDVVILVATGTHRGNDEDELRRMFGDEVVDSVRIVNHDARDRDRLTWVGTHGNGVPVWLNREWVDADVRITTGFVEPHFFAGFSGGPKLVAPGLAALETVLVLHDAARIGDPRATWGITRGNPVHDDVRAIAAATGVTFALDVVLNRDKDVVAAFGGDLAPMHAAATAVAKRMAMRPVDAPFDVVVTTNSGFPLDQNLYQAVKGMSAAHQVVRPGGTIVCAAECRDGFPDHGSYRQVLASAPSPKALFEDISARVDTVPDQWQVQIQARIQSTSRVVMRTSYLSDADLAAAHLEQTGDISATVARALADAGPGARVCVLPEGPQTIPYLAGGPR
- a CDS encoding amidohydrolase family protein, encoding MTRIDAHHHVWRLLPGPPDRTGPSPRAHDWLDGADLAPIRRDFALDDLSAVAAVAEVDRTILVQVVPEVEETADFLALAADEGKGLVAGVVGWVDLTDPGVDDVLAALRAGPGGELLVGVRHLVQGESDPRWLTRPDVRRGLRAVEAAGLAYDLLTLVHQLPAAIETVRALPGATFVLDHLSKPPIASGELEPWASHLRELAAEPNVTCKLSGMITEADPVGWTVADLRPYADVALDAFGPSRVMFGSDWPVCLLAGSYEEAVAAAEGLTAGLSAAERDEVFGGTAARVYRLPGERL
- a CDS encoding ThuA domain-containing protein, with the protein product MMGLASAPAPAHPEGFHVLLFSKTAAGAYRHDSIPAGITMFEQLAAQNNWELTKSEDSSVFNDATLATFDVVVMLQTSGMVWDNDAQRAAAQKYLRAGGGYVAIHNATDMNVEQQFPWWDQVLGMTMTAHSATVSGTAKVADRKHPSGAALPDRWTRTEEWYNFNRSARGNAHVLVTADETTYDPGSSRMGYDHPISWCRNYEGGRLWATAMGHQASSYSESLFREHIKGGVESAGGKVQADCGPTVWSSFEKVTLDDNTVGPAALDVAKDGRVFYAEYGGKVKIHKPDTRTTVTAATLSVYTGGEDGLTGLALDPNFATTKWIYLMYSPSGGGEDIARVSRFTVNGDSLDLSSERILMKVPSSRQAPEPGHTGGYIAFGPNGNLYIGTGDDVQPHRSDGYAPIDERPGWSNNDVQATAANTNDLRGKILRIHPETNGTYTVPSGNMFAPGTAKTKPEIYAMGFRNPFRFSVHPTSGTIYAADYGPDAANDNANRGPGGTVEWNVITSPGFYGWPYCIGDNIPFNDYNFATGQSGAKFNCDQPVNNSPNNTGLTTLPAARKAEVWYGNGANGNKFPEMGSPSGGEAPGAFPIYQYDANNPSPTKFPAYFDQTPFFGEWSRNRMWEFRVGQDGKLLKINDFLSNLSFKSPLDMKFGPDGAMYLLEWGSGYGRDNPDSGLYRIDYKSGDRSPVATATATPTSGSSPLTVRFSSAGSGDPEGGPVTYRWEFGDGGTSTEANPSHTYTAKGQFNAKLTVTDAGGKSGVGSVVVTSGNTAPTVNLSIPDGGMFGWGDSIPYTVAVTDPEDGTIDCSRVTTTPALGHDQHGHDLSPIPGCTGTFKAETDSAHANLNSFWVAASRYTDNGTSGVPALEGSRKVLLQPKRKQVEYFTGSSGVRVVSQSGAESGARVGDIGTNDWVSFTPYNFTGINQVSVRLSSPSGGGSIEFRTGSPTGALIATVPVPSTGGWDNYVSTSPVNVTNPGGTTELFMVFRTGTSSFDVDSMTFSGNGVGTPGTGGGTGRIVGVGGKCVDVNGASSTDGAKVQLWTCNDGANQTWTRTGQTLQALGKCLTVNGGSTADGALVQLWTCNGSAGQSWSSQSDGTLRNGSKCLDANGGSSADGTQLIIWTCNGGANQRWTLS
- a CDS encoding FadR/GntR family transcriptional regulator; the protein is MTDGALVPDGPAGQPDTTPAPGPYRPGYELVSEQILQLIAELDLRPGDRMPTENELAARMGTSRTVVREAVKILSAIGRVRAHKGRGLYVADDEGMLGSSRWGGFFLPTNLDHVYMLFEFRRVQETAASRLAATHATPAELRAIAAAADTCRQGHLTHQLPLFERGDDDFHLAVAEASHNQFLVAAVREARRLQHQSSTIGLHGTVGGHAAEAVEEHLAIYEAIRDGDPEAAATAAGLHIDNTLQDYRSEIQRRLFG